In Gossypium raimondii isolate GPD5lz chromosome 12, ASM2569854v1, whole genome shotgun sequence, a single window of DNA contains:
- the LOC105763450 gene encoding peptidyl-prolyl cis-trans isomerase CYP65 isoform X3 has translation MGKKQHSKDRMFITKTEWATEWGGAKSKENRTPFKRLPFYCCALTFTPFELPVCTKDGSVFDLMNIVPYIRKYGKHPVTGAPLKQEDLINLTFHKNSEGEYHCPVLNKVFTEYTHIVAVKTSGNVFCYEAIKELNIKTKNWKELLTDEPFTKEDIITIQCHLMIISSFSYCCSCLQNPNALDELRKMSSDPTYNINVAGDIKQMLAELGTDKAKQAALLGGGGTKAQNERAAALAAILAARSRIKEDSKSDANGESKSQPAFSIVDAASASVHGRSAAAAKAASSDKTAARIAMHMAGDRAPVNAKMVKSRYTTGAASRSFTSTSYDPVTKNEFEYVKVEKNPKKKGYVQLHTTHGDLNIELHCDITPRTCENFITLCDRGYYNGVAFHRNIRNFMIQGGDPTGTGRGGESIWGKPFNDELNSKLLHSGRGVVSMANSGPHTNGSQFFILYKSANHLNFKHTVFGGVVGGLTTLSAMEKVPVDDNDKPLEEIKIVSVTVFVNPYLEPDEEEEKEKSNGDKAAEDEDNDKIGSWYSNPGTGTAESGAVGSGGVGKYLKARHTQSESATADTNITAISVTKKRKATPGEFKDFSAW, from the exons ATGGGAAAGAAACAGCACAGCAAAGATCGAATGTTCATAACGAAGACGGAGTGGGCTACCGAGTGGGGCGGCGCTAAATCCAAAGAAAATCGTACCCCTTTCAAACGCCTTCCCTTCTATTGCTGCGC CCTTACATTCACGCCCTTCGAGTTGCCTGTATGCACGAAGGATGGCAGCGTCTTCGATTTAAT GAATATAGTTCCCTATATTAGAAAGTATGGGAAGCATCCGGTTACTGGGGCTCCATTGAAGCAGGAGGATCTTATCAATCTTACTTTCCACAAGAACTCTGAAG GGGAGTATCATTGCCCTGTGCTGAACAAAGTTTTTACTGAGTACACACACATAGTTGCTGTGAAGACTTCAGGAAATGTTTTCTGTTATGAG gcaattaaagaattaaaCATCAAGACCAAAAATTGGAAAGAGCTTCTTACAGATGAACCTTTCACTAAGGAAGATATAATTACAATTCAG TGTCACTTAATGATTATAAGTTCCTTCTCGTATTGCTGCTCATGTTTGCAGAATCCTAATGCACTTGACG AACTAAGGAAAATGAGTTCAGATCCAACTTATAACATTAATGTCGCTGGGGATATCAAGCAGATGCTAGCAGAGCTTGGAACTGACAAAGCAAAGCAAGCTGCTCTGCTTGGAGGTGGTGGGACCAAGGCTCAAAATGAGAGGGCTGCTGCTCTTGCTGCCATTTTAGCTGCCAGGTCTCGCATTAAAGAGGATTCCAAGTCAGATGCAAATGGGGAGAGTAAAAGTCAACCTGCGTTTAGTATTGTAGATGCTGCATCTGCTTCAGTACATGGAAGAAGTGCTGCTGCAGCAAAAGCTGCATCAAGTGATAAAACTGCTGCTCGAATTGCTATGCACATGGCTGGAGATAGGGCACCTGTGAATGCTAAGATG GTGAAGAGCCGTTATACAACTGGTGCTGCTTCACGATCCTTTACTTCTACCTCCTATGATCCTGTTACCAAAAATGAATTTGAGTATGTTAAAGTTGAGAAAAATCCTAAAAAGAAAGGTTACGTTCAGCTGCATACAACACATGGTGATTTGAACATTGAGCTGCACTGTGATATTACTCCAAGGACATGTGAGAACTTCATCACTCTTTGTGATCGAGGCTATTACAATGGAGTGGCCTTCCATAGAAACATTCG GAATTTCATGATTCAAGGTGGTGATCCAACTGGTACTGGGAGAGGGGGTGAATCCATATGGGGGAAGCCTTTCAATGATGAACTTAACTCTAAGTTGCTTCACTCAGGAAGAGGTGTTGTTAGTATGGCCAACAGTGGCCCTCACACAAATGGTTCGCAGTTTTTCATTCTATACAAATCTGCAAATCATTTAAACTTCAAACATACTGTATTTGGTGGAGTTGTTGGTGGCTTGACGACACTGTCAGCTATGGAGAAGGTTCCTGTGGATGACAATGACAAACCTCTG GAAGAGATTAAAATAGTTAGTGTCACAGTATTTGTAAATCCGTACTTGGAACCTGATGAAGaggaagagaaagagaagagcAATGGTGACAAGGCAGCTGAGGATGAAGATAAT GATAAGATTGGGTCGTGGTATAGCAATCCAGGAACAGGAACAGCAGAATCCGGAGCTGTTGGTAGTGGTGGTGTTGGAAAGTACTTAAAGGCTAGGCACACCCAAAGTGAGTCTGCTACTGCTGATACCAATATAACAGCAATTTCTGTAACGAAGAAAAGGAAAGCCACTCCTGGAGAATTTAAAGATTTTTCTGCTTGGTGA
- the LOC105763450 gene encoding peptidyl-prolyl cis-trans isomerase CYP65 isoform X4 translates to MGKKQHSKDRMFITKTEWATEWGGAKSKENRTPFKRLPFYCCALTFTPFELPVCTKDGSVFDLMNIVPYIRKYGKHPVTGAPLKQEDLINLTFHKNSEGEYHCPVLNKVFTEYTHIVAVKTSGNVFCYEAIKELNIKTKNWKELLTDEPFTKEDIITIQNPNALDELRKMSSDPTYNINVAGDIKQMLAELGTDKAKQAALLGGGGTKAQNERAAALAAILAARSRIKEDSKSDANGESKSQPAFSIVDAASASVHGRSAAAAKAASSDKTAARIAMHMAGDRAPVNAKMVKSRYTTGAASRSFTSTSYDPVTKNEFEYVKVEKNPKKKGYVQLHTTHGDLNIELHCDITPRTCENFITLCDRGYYNGVAFHRNIRNFMIQGGDPTGTGRGGESIWGKPFNDELNSKLLHSGRGVVSMANSGPHTNGSQFFILYKSANHLNFKHTVFGGVVGGLTTLSAMEKVPVDDNDKPLEEIKIVSVTVFVNPYLEPDEEEEKEKSNGDKAAEDEDNDKIGSWYSNPGTGTAESGAVGSGGVGKYLKARHTQSESATADTNITAISVTKKRKATPGEFKDFSAW, encoded by the exons ATGGGAAAGAAACAGCACAGCAAAGATCGAATGTTCATAACGAAGACGGAGTGGGCTACCGAGTGGGGCGGCGCTAAATCCAAAGAAAATCGTACCCCTTTCAAACGCCTTCCCTTCTATTGCTGCGC CCTTACATTCACGCCCTTCGAGTTGCCTGTATGCACGAAGGATGGCAGCGTCTTCGATTTAAT GAATATAGTTCCCTATATTAGAAAGTATGGGAAGCATCCGGTTACTGGGGCTCCATTGAAGCAGGAGGATCTTATCAATCTTACTTTCCACAAGAACTCTGAAG GGGAGTATCATTGCCCTGTGCTGAACAAAGTTTTTACTGAGTACACACACATAGTTGCTGTGAAGACTTCAGGAAATGTTTTCTGTTATGAG gcaattaaagaattaaaCATCAAGACCAAAAATTGGAAAGAGCTTCTTACAGATGAACCTTTCACTAAGGAAGATATAATTACAATTCAG AATCCTAATGCACTTGACG AACTAAGGAAAATGAGTTCAGATCCAACTTATAACATTAATGTCGCTGGGGATATCAAGCAGATGCTAGCAGAGCTTGGAACTGACAAAGCAAAGCAAGCTGCTCTGCTTGGAGGTGGTGGGACCAAGGCTCAAAATGAGAGGGCTGCTGCTCTTGCTGCCATTTTAGCTGCCAGGTCTCGCATTAAAGAGGATTCCAAGTCAGATGCAAATGGGGAGAGTAAAAGTCAACCTGCGTTTAGTATTGTAGATGCTGCATCTGCTTCAGTACATGGAAGAAGTGCTGCTGCAGCAAAAGCTGCATCAAGTGATAAAACTGCTGCTCGAATTGCTATGCACATGGCTGGAGATAGGGCACCTGTGAATGCTAAGATG GTGAAGAGCCGTTATACAACTGGTGCTGCTTCACGATCCTTTACTTCTACCTCCTATGATCCTGTTACCAAAAATGAATTTGAGTATGTTAAAGTTGAGAAAAATCCTAAAAAGAAAGGTTACGTTCAGCTGCATACAACACATGGTGATTTGAACATTGAGCTGCACTGTGATATTACTCCAAGGACATGTGAGAACTTCATCACTCTTTGTGATCGAGGCTATTACAATGGAGTGGCCTTCCATAGAAACATTCG GAATTTCATGATTCAAGGTGGTGATCCAACTGGTACTGGGAGAGGGGGTGAATCCATATGGGGGAAGCCTTTCAATGATGAACTTAACTCTAAGTTGCTTCACTCAGGAAGAGGTGTTGTTAGTATGGCCAACAGTGGCCCTCACACAAATGGTTCGCAGTTTTTCATTCTATACAAATCTGCAAATCATTTAAACTTCAAACATACTGTATTTGGTGGAGTTGTTGGTGGCTTGACGACACTGTCAGCTATGGAGAAGGTTCCTGTGGATGACAATGACAAACCTCTG GAAGAGATTAAAATAGTTAGTGTCACAGTATTTGTAAATCCGTACTTGGAACCTGATGAAGaggaagagaaagagaagagcAATGGTGACAAGGCAGCTGAGGATGAAGATAAT GATAAGATTGGGTCGTGGTATAGCAATCCAGGAACAGGAACAGCAGAATCCGGAGCTGTTGGTAGTGGTGGTGTTGGAAAGTACTTAAAGGCTAGGCACACCCAAAGTGAGTCTGCTACTGCTGATACCAATATAACAGCAATTTCTGTAACGAAGAAAAGGAAAGCCACTCCTGGAGAATTTAAAGATTTTTCTGCTTGGTGA
- the LOC105763450 gene encoding peptidyl-prolyl cis-trans isomerase CYP65 isoform X1, with translation MGKKQHSKDRMFITKTEWATEWGGAKSKENRTPFKRLPFYCCALTFTPFELPVCTKDGSVFDLMNIVPYIRKYGKHPVTGAPLKQEDLINLTFHKNSEGEYHCPVLNKVFTEYTHIVAVKTSGNVFCYEAIKELNIKTKNWKELLTDEPFTKEDIITIQCHLMIISSFSYCCSCLQNPNALDGKVTLDFDHVKNSLKVDDEELRKMSSDPTYNINVAGDIKQMLAELGTDKAKQAALLGGGGTKAQNERAAALAAILAARSRIKEDSKSDANGESKSQPAFSIVDAASASVHGRSAAAAKAASSDKTAARIAMHMAGDRAPVNAKMVKSRYTTGAASRSFTSTSYDPVTKNEFEYVKVEKNPKKKGYVQLHTTHGDLNIELHCDITPRTCENFITLCDRGYYNGVAFHRNIRNFMIQGGDPTGTGRGGESIWGKPFNDELNSKLLHSGRGVVSMANSGPHTNGSQFFILYKSANHLNFKHTVFGGVVGGLTTLSAMEKVPVDDNDKPLEEIKIVSVTVFVNPYLEPDEEEEKEKSNGDKAAEDEDNDKIGSWYSNPGTGTAESGAVGSGGVGKYLKARHTQSESATADTNITAISVTKKRKATPGEFKDFSAW, from the exons ATGGGAAAGAAACAGCACAGCAAAGATCGAATGTTCATAACGAAGACGGAGTGGGCTACCGAGTGGGGCGGCGCTAAATCCAAAGAAAATCGTACCCCTTTCAAACGCCTTCCCTTCTATTGCTGCGC CCTTACATTCACGCCCTTCGAGTTGCCTGTATGCACGAAGGATGGCAGCGTCTTCGATTTAAT GAATATAGTTCCCTATATTAGAAAGTATGGGAAGCATCCGGTTACTGGGGCTCCATTGAAGCAGGAGGATCTTATCAATCTTACTTTCCACAAGAACTCTGAAG GGGAGTATCATTGCCCTGTGCTGAACAAAGTTTTTACTGAGTACACACACATAGTTGCTGTGAAGACTTCAGGAAATGTTTTCTGTTATGAG gcaattaaagaattaaaCATCAAGACCAAAAATTGGAAAGAGCTTCTTACAGATGAACCTTTCACTAAGGAAGATATAATTACAATTCAG TGTCACTTAATGATTATAAGTTCCTTCTCGTATTGCTGCTCATGTTTGCAGAATCCTAATGCACTTGACGGTAAGGTTACCCTGGATTTTGATCATGTAAAAAATAGTTTGAAGGTCGATGATGAAG AACTAAGGAAAATGAGTTCAGATCCAACTTATAACATTAATGTCGCTGGGGATATCAAGCAGATGCTAGCAGAGCTTGGAACTGACAAAGCAAAGCAAGCTGCTCTGCTTGGAGGTGGTGGGACCAAGGCTCAAAATGAGAGGGCTGCTGCTCTTGCTGCCATTTTAGCTGCCAGGTCTCGCATTAAAGAGGATTCCAAGTCAGATGCAAATGGGGAGAGTAAAAGTCAACCTGCGTTTAGTATTGTAGATGCTGCATCTGCTTCAGTACATGGAAGAAGTGCTGCTGCAGCAAAAGCTGCATCAAGTGATAAAACTGCTGCTCGAATTGCTATGCACATGGCTGGAGATAGGGCACCTGTGAATGCTAAGATG GTGAAGAGCCGTTATACAACTGGTGCTGCTTCACGATCCTTTACTTCTACCTCCTATGATCCTGTTACCAAAAATGAATTTGAGTATGTTAAAGTTGAGAAAAATCCTAAAAAGAAAGGTTACGTTCAGCTGCATACAACACATGGTGATTTGAACATTGAGCTGCACTGTGATATTACTCCAAGGACATGTGAGAACTTCATCACTCTTTGTGATCGAGGCTATTACAATGGAGTGGCCTTCCATAGAAACATTCG GAATTTCATGATTCAAGGTGGTGATCCAACTGGTACTGGGAGAGGGGGTGAATCCATATGGGGGAAGCCTTTCAATGATGAACTTAACTCTAAGTTGCTTCACTCAGGAAGAGGTGTTGTTAGTATGGCCAACAGTGGCCCTCACACAAATGGTTCGCAGTTTTTCATTCTATACAAATCTGCAAATCATTTAAACTTCAAACATACTGTATTTGGTGGAGTTGTTGGTGGCTTGACGACACTGTCAGCTATGGAGAAGGTTCCTGTGGATGACAATGACAAACCTCTG GAAGAGATTAAAATAGTTAGTGTCACAGTATTTGTAAATCCGTACTTGGAACCTGATGAAGaggaagagaaagagaagagcAATGGTGACAAGGCAGCTGAGGATGAAGATAAT GATAAGATTGGGTCGTGGTATAGCAATCCAGGAACAGGAACAGCAGAATCCGGAGCTGTTGGTAGTGGTGGTGTTGGAAAGTACTTAAAGGCTAGGCACACCCAAAGTGAGTCTGCTACTGCTGATACCAATATAACAGCAATTTCTGTAACGAAGAAAAGGAAAGCCACTCCTGGAGAATTTAAAGATTTTTCTGCTTGGTGA
- the LOC105763450 gene encoding peptidyl-prolyl cis-trans isomerase CYP65 isoform X2, producing the protein MGKKQHSKDRMFITKTEWATEWGGAKSKENRTPFKRLPFYCCALTFTPFELPVCTKDGSVFDLMNIVPYIRKYGKHPVTGAPLKQEDLINLTFHKNSEGEYHCPVLNKVFTEYTHIVAVKTSGNVFCYEAIKELNIKTKNWKELLTDEPFTKEDIITIQNPNALDGKVTLDFDHVKNSLKVDDEELRKMSSDPTYNINVAGDIKQMLAELGTDKAKQAALLGGGGTKAQNERAAALAAILAARSRIKEDSKSDANGESKSQPAFSIVDAASASVHGRSAAAAKAASSDKTAARIAMHMAGDRAPVNAKMVKSRYTTGAASRSFTSTSYDPVTKNEFEYVKVEKNPKKKGYVQLHTTHGDLNIELHCDITPRTCENFITLCDRGYYNGVAFHRNIRNFMIQGGDPTGTGRGGESIWGKPFNDELNSKLLHSGRGVVSMANSGPHTNGSQFFILYKSANHLNFKHTVFGGVVGGLTTLSAMEKVPVDDNDKPLEEIKIVSVTVFVNPYLEPDEEEEKEKSNGDKAAEDEDNDKIGSWYSNPGTGTAESGAVGSGGVGKYLKARHTQSESATADTNITAISVTKKRKATPGEFKDFSAW; encoded by the exons ATGGGAAAGAAACAGCACAGCAAAGATCGAATGTTCATAACGAAGACGGAGTGGGCTACCGAGTGGGGCGGCGCTAAATCCAAAGAAAATCGTACCCCTTTCAAACGCCTTCCCTTCTATTGCTGCGC CCTTACATTCACGCCCTTCGAGTTGCCTGTATGCACGAAGGATGGCAGCGTCTTCGATTTAAT GAATATAGTTCCCTATATTAGAAAGTATGGGAAGCATCCGGTTACTGGGGCTCCATTGAAGCAGGAGGATCTTATCAATCTTACTTTCCACAAGAACTCTGAAG GGGAGTATCATTGCCCTGTGCTGAACAAAGTTTTTACTGAGTACACACACATAGTTGCTGTGAAGACTTCAGGAAATGTTTTCTGTTATGAG gcaattaaagaattaaaCATCAAGACCAAAAATTGGAAAGAGCTTCTTACAGATGAACCTTTCACTAAGGAAGATATAATTACAATTCAG AATCCTAATGCACTTGACGGTAAGGTTACCCTGGATTTTGATCATGTAAAAAATAGTTTGAAGGTCGATGATGAAG AACTAAGGAAAATGAGTTCAGATCCAACTTATAACATTAATGTCGCTGGGGATATCAAGCAGATGCTAGCAGAGCTTGGAACTGACAAAGCAAAGCAAGCTGCTCTGCTTGGAGGTGGTGGGACCAAGGCTCAAAATGAGAGGGCTGCTGCTCTTGCTGCCATTTTAGCTGCCAGGTCTCGCATTAAAGAGGATTCCAAGTCAGATGCAAATGGGGAGAGTAAAAGTCAACCTGCGTTTAGTATTGTAGATGCTGCATCTGCTTCAGTACATGGAAGAAGTGCTGCTGCAGCAAAAGCTGCATCAAGTGATAAAACTGCTGCTCGAATTGCTATGCACATGGCTGGAGATAGGGCACCTGTGAATGCTAAGATG GTGAAGAGCCGTTATACAACTGGTGCTGCTTCACGATCCTTTACTTCTACCTCCTATGATCCTGTTACCAAAAATGAATTTGAGTATGTTAAAGTTGAGAAAAATCCTAAAAAGAAAGGTTACGTTCAGCTGCATACAACACATGGTGATTTGAACATTGAGCTGCACTGTGATATTACTCCAAGGACATGTGAGAACTTCATCACTCTTTGTGATCGAGGCTATTACAATGGAGTGGCCTTCCATAGAAACATTCG GAATTTCATGATTCAAGGTGGTGATCCAACTGGTACTGGGAGAGGGGGTGAATCCATATGGGGGAAGCCTTTCAATGATGAACTTAACTCTAAGTTGCTTCACTCAGGAAGAGGTGTTGTTAGTATGGCCAACAGTGGCCCTCACACAAATGGTTCGCAGTTTTTCATTCTATACAAATCTGCAAATCATTTAAACTTCAAACATACTGTATTTGGTGGAGTTGTTGGTGGCTTGACGACACTGTCAGCTATGGAGAAGGTTCCTGTGGATGACAATGACAAACCTCTG GAAGAGATTAAAATAGTTAGTGTCACAGTATTTGTAAATCCGTACTTGGAACCTGATGAAGaggaagagaaagagaagagcAATGGTGACAAGGCAGCTGAGGATGAAGATAAT GATAAGATTGGGTCGTGGTATAGCAATCCAGGAACAGGAACAGCAGAATCCGGAGCTGTTGGTAGTGGTGGTGTTGGAAAGTACTTAAAGGCTAGGCACACCCAAAGTGAGTCTGCTACTGCTGATACCAATATAACAGCAATTTCTGTAACGAAGAAAAGGAAAGCCACTCCTGGAGAATTTAAAGATTTTTCTGCTTGGTGA